In the genome of Bosea sp. BIWAKO-01, the window GGCTGGCCGAGATCGATCCCGATCGAACGCTTGTTGCGGTTGACGCTGTTGAAATAGCAGGTGTTGCGCTCGCCGAGCCGCATGCCCCAGTCACGCGTATCGTCGCCGCGTTGGGGATGTTCGACCTTGATGACGTCGGCGCCGAGATCGGCCAGGACCTGGCCGCACCAGGGGCCGGCGAGGATGCGCGAGAGATCGAGCACGCGAATGCCGGTGAGGGGAAGGTCGGAAGCGATCACGGACCCATCACTCCTTCAAGGCTGGCTGCCAACCGGATCAGGCGCGGCCGGACGTCCTCGAGCAGGAAGGCGGGATCGAGGATGACGGTCGGTGCGCCGCAGTTGATCGTCATCGGGGGCAGGCCGCCACCGGGGCGGAAGGCCACGGCGATCGCGCTCACCGTCGGTTGCCAGTCGCCGAAGGAGCGGACGCAACCTGTCATGCGATACTCCTCGAGCGCTTGTTCGATGCCGTCGCGCAGGTCCGGCCACGCGACCTCATCGACGGAGCGGAAGTCGTCCATGATGCCCTGGCGCTCGGCTGCGTCGCAGGCCGCGAGATAGGCACGCCCCATGGCGCTGCGCGCCATCGAGATGCGCGACCCGGTATCGATGTTGAGCGCGATCGCGACCTCGCCCCGGCAGCACTCGATATAGCGCATGCTGAGCCGGTCACGGACGCCGAGGCCGACAGAAGCCCTGGCGAAATCAGCGAGGTCCTGCATGCCCGGCCGGGCGATCTGGCGGACATCGAGCCCGGCAAGCGCGGTTGCGCCGAGTGCGAGCAGCGCGGTGCCAAGCCGGTATGCCCCGCTATGGGGGACATGATGGAGATAGCCGAGCTTGGTCAGCGTATAGGTCAGCCGCGAAACGGTGGAGCGGGCCAGCCCGCAGCGTGCCGCGATTTCGGAGTTGGCGAGCGCATCCTCGTTGCGCTTGAAGCAGGCGAGAACATCGAGCCCGCGCGCCAGGGAGGTGACGAAATGCCGGTCCTCCTTCGGGCCGGCCGGTTCGCCGCGTTCGGGGGGGTCCGACAGCTGCGCTGCCATAGCCTCAACGTTTCATCAGGAATGCGGCGAAAGCGGCCTGCGCCTCGGCCGAGACCAGGCGTTCGCCGAAATGCCTGGCTTCGAGCGCGATCGTTTCGGCGACGGCGGCTGCATTGCCGCGCTTCAGCAGCATTTTTGTCAGGGCGACCGATTGCGGCGGCAGGGCGGCGAGCGCGCGTGCCTTGTCGAGAGCGGTCGAGAGCGCTTCGCCTTCCGCCACCACAGCATTGAGGAGGCCCGCTTCGGCGGCCGTCTCCGGGGGAAAGGCCTCACCCAGCATCAGCAGTTCCGCGGCGCGTTTGCTGCCGGCGACCATCGGGAGGAGATGGCTCGATCCACCTTCGGGGCAGAGCCCGAGCGTGACGAAGGGCAGGCGGAAGCTGGCGCTGCGTCCGGCGAAGGCAAGGTCGCAATGCAACAGCATGGTGGTGCCGATGCCGACGGCGAAGCCCTCGACGGCAGCGATGATCGGCTTCTTGGCTGTCGAGATCGTCGTCAGAAAATCGATGGCGATGCGCGGACCGTCGCCGGAGGCGGCGGCGAAATCCTTGATGTCGTTGCCGCTGGTGAAGCACCCGGCCGCCCCGGTGATCACCAGCGCGCGAACAGTCTCATCGGCTTCGCCGGCTGCGATGGCCGCGATCAATCCACCATAGGTCGCACGGTCCAGCGCGTTGCGCCGATCAGGCCGGTTGATGGTGATCTGCAGGACGCCAGGAGAGGGGCTTTGAGTCAGAACGGTCTCGGTCATTCCTTGCCTGTCCTTCTCGATCGTCACGCGATCCCAGCAGTGCTGTTCCACCTGTCGAAAGGCCGCACGGCGATGCTGGATTCGCAGTAGCGATCCGCCTAGCGTCAATGGCTGCAAGGCATGGCATGCGGCTTCCGCGGTGGTCAAGCTGCGGGCACCCATTCCGCAATGCAGTTTTCGTTTTGGCGCTCGATCGACGTTGATCTGTAAATTCTTGACAAGGAACGCCGCGTCATCTCTCTAATCCGAGAGCTGCAGTACCTAATTCTGCAATGCAGAATGAAATCGTGAGGAACATGCCCATGGAGACCGTCCGGCTCTCGCAGAGCGGCTCGGTGGCGATCGCGACCATCGACAATCCTCCGGTGAATGCCCTGAGCGCCAGCCTGCGGGCCGCTCTCGTCGATGCGCTTGCGCGCGCGGCCGCCGATCCGGCGGTCGCTTCTGTCGTGATCGCCGCCGCAGGGAGGGCTTTCATCGCCGGCGCCGATATCAGCGAGTTCGGCAGGCCACCGGTCGAACCGACCTTGCCCGATGTGCTTGCGATCATCGAAGGCTCCGCGAAGCCGGTGGTGGCTGCCATCCAGGGCGTCGCATTGGGCGGCGGCCTGGAGCTCGCACTCGCCTGCCATGGCCGTGTGGCTGCTCCAGCCGCAAAGCTCGGCCTACCAGAGATCAAGCTCGGCATCATTCCAGGTGCCGGCGGCACACAACGCCTGCCGCGCGTGATCGGTGCGGCGAAGGCCTTTCCGATGATGCTGGGCGGAGAGCCGATCTCTGCGGAGAAGGCCGCCGCACTCGGCCTCGTCGACCGGGTCGTCGAGGGCGACCTCGTTGCTGCAGCCGTCGCGCTGGCGCAGGAACTCGCGGCCAAGGGGGCTCCCGTGAAGACCGGTGAGCGCGCGGACAGGCTCACATCATCCGACCGCGAGGCGTTCGAGGCTTTGGCCAGGGACGCGACAGCCAGGTCCGGCGACATGCCGAATGCGCTGGCGCTGATCGAGGCGGTGCGTGGCGTCTTCTCCTTGCCATTCGGCGAGGGACTTGCTGCCGAGCGCGCGCTGTTCCTCAAGCTGGTCGTCGATGATCGCTCCAAGGCCCTGCGCTACGCTTTCTTTGCCGAGCGCGAGGCGGCCAAGGTCCCGGGCATCGACGAGGGCAAGGGGACGCGGCAGATCCGGCAGGCGGCCGTCATTGGCGCTGGCACGATGGGCGGCGGGATCGCGATGTGTTTCGCCAATGCCGGCATCCCGGTGACAGTGATCGAGACGACGCAGGAGCAGCTCGACAAGGGCTATGCCCGCATCCGCGACACCTACGGCTTCTCGGTCAAGCGTGGTTCGCTGACGGAGGCGGCGCGTGATCAACGCATGGCGCTGATTGCGCCGAAGCTCGGGCTCGAAGCTGCGGCCGAGGCGGATATCGTGATCGAAGCGGCCTTCGAGGAGATGGGCGTCAAGCAGGAGATCTTCGGCGCGCTCGATGGGATTGCGAAG includes:
- a CDS encoding IclR family transcriptional regulator, yielding MAAQLSDPPERGEPAGPKEDRHFVTSLARGLDVLACFKRNEDALANSEIAARCGLARSTVSRLTYTLTKLGYLHHVPHSGAYRLGTALLALGATALAGLDVRQIARPGMQDLADFARASVGLGVRDRLSMRYIECCRGEVAIALNIDTGSRISMARSAMGRAYLAACDAAERQGIMDDFRSVDEVAWPDLRDGIEQALEEYRMTGCVRSFGDWQPTVSAIAVAFRPGGGLPPMTINCGAPTVILDPAFLLEDVRPRLIRLAASLEGVMGP
- a CDS encoding enoyl-CoA hydratase-related protein; translation: MTETVLTQSPSPGVLQITINRPDRRNALDRATYGGLIAAIAAGEADETVRALVITGAAGCFTSGNDIKDFAAASGDGPRIAIDFLTTISTAKKPIIAAVEGFAVGIGTTMLLHCDLAFAGRSASFRLPFVTLGLCPEGGSSHLLPMVAGSKRAAELLMLGEAFPPETAAEAGLLNAVVAEGEALSTALDKARALAALPPQSVALTKMLLKRGNAAAVAETIALEARHFGERLVSAEAQAAFAAFLMKR